One region of Halanaerobiales bacterium genomic DNA includes:
- the raiA gene encoding ribosome-associated translation inhibitor RaiA, whose protein sequence is MKIMTYGKNMDITPSLKEYAEEKVSKLQRYFEDESIEVQISLEVEKERHIVEVTAFVSGIILRGEEVTGDMYASIDGVIEKLERQIHKYKTRIHRKLIERKQEYKEEYMEERREEVLNKKIDISEGETDEYEPKIVRTKRFAMKPMDPKEAAMQMDLLGHDFFVFSNANTDEVNVVYKRNDGDFGLIEPAF, encoded by the coding sequence TCAAAGAATATGCAGAAGAAAAGGTGAGTAAACTTCAGAGGTATTTTGAAGATGAGTCAATTGAAGTTCAAATTTCTCTGGAAGTTGAAAAAGAAAGACATATCGTTGAAGTTACAGCTTTTGTTAGTGGTATTATTTTAAGAGGAGAAGAAGTAACTGGTGATATGTATGCTTCAATTGATGGAGTTATTGAAAAATTAGAAAGACAGATTCATAAATATAAAACGAGAATCCATAGAAAATTAATTGAACGTAAACAGGAATATAAAGAAGAATATATGGAAGAAAGAAGAGAAGAAGTATTAAATAAAAAAATAGATATTAGTGAAGGTGAAACTGATGAGTATGAACCTAAAATAGTAAGAACAAAAAGATTTGCTATGAAACCTATGGATCCCAAAGAAGCAGCAATGCAGATGGATCTTTTAGGACACGATTTCTTTGTATTTTCTAATGCTAATACAGATGAGGTTAATGTTGTTTATAAAAGAAATGATGGTGACTTCGGACTTATTGAACCAGCATTTTAA